The following proteins are co-located in the Aquarana catesbeiana isolate 2022-GZ linkage group LG02, ASM4218655v1, whole genome shotgun sequence genome:
- the LOC141129701 gene encoding olfactory receptor 14A2-like, which produces MENVSTSFILLGLSEMEGLRYVYCTFSFLVYLFILGMSFMVVYVVMTEPSLHEPMYILICNLVLNGIFGSSSFFPKLLIDLFTSSKNISRDACFIQFACITIFAYFEIGTFSIMAYDRYLAVCHPLRYVTLMTNGMVLKFIFGCLAFSVMAVSIGVFLTDQLHFCGTHIKNIFCDKMSLLVLSCADSTMNKVHGEAVWSVYLSLTVSVIIFSYINIFFICLKLSKASRKKAIHTVMTHLLGFSVFIMGVLFVFMRYRLNGIDLPITAHSLISVIGLVTPPLFNPLIYGIRTKALKMKMIQKLQKLYLLMTFRYNIYSHKCHVKTLL; this is translated from the coding sequence atggaaaatgtctccACCAGCTTCATTCTTCTGGGACTTTCTGAGATGGAAGGGCTGCGATATGTGTACTGcactttttcttttcttgtctatcTATTCATATTGGGTATGAGTTTTATGGTCGTTTATGTGGTCATGACTGAACCAAGTCTACACGAACCAATGTACATTCTTATCTGTAACTTGGTTCTCAATGGGATATTCGGGAGTTCCTCCTTCTTCCCAAAATTGCTGATAGACTTGTTCACTTCTTCGAAGAACATCTCCCGTGATGCCTGTTTTATCCAATTTGCTTGTATCACCATTTTTGCCTATTTTGAAATAGGCACGTTTTCCATCATGGCATATGATCGGTACCTGGCTGTCTGCCACCCCTTGAGATATGTCACCTTGATGACCAATGGCATGGTGTTAAAGTTTATCTTTGGATGCCTAGCGTTCTCAGTGATGGCCGTCTCAATTGGTGTATTTCTTACAGATCAGCTTCATTTTTGTGGAACacatattaaaaatatcttctgtGATAAAATGTCACTGTTGGTTTTGTCCTGTGCAGATTCGACAATGAATAAAGTCCATGGAGAAGCAGTTTGGAGTGTTTACCTGTCCTTGACAGTATCAGTTATCATTTTTTCCTACATTAATATATTTTTCATTTGTCTCAAGCTCTCAAAAGCGTCCCGCAAGAAGGCCATTCACACCGTGATGACCCATTTACTAGGCTTCTCTGTATTTATAATGGGAGTCTTGTTTGTCTTTATGCGCTATAGGCTAAACGGTATTGATCTCCCTATCACCGCACACAGTCTGATCTCTGTAATTGGTCTTGTTACCCCTCCACTCTTTAACCCTCTTATATATGGAATACGGACAAAAGCTCTGAAGATGAAGATGATCCAAAAACTGCAGAAATTATATTTGTTGATGACTTTTCGGTACAATATTTACAGCCATAAATGTCATGTAAAAACTTTGTTATGA
- the LOC141126488 gene encoding olfactory receptor 51E1-like, translated as MENGSTSREDLELLGLEEMEGLRYFYCPLLSVIYLYILILSIVIVFVVLTNPSLHEPMYILICNLVLNGIFGSSSFFPKLLADLWTSSKTISRDGCLTQSLFITVYAYLEIMTFAVMAYDRYLAVCHPLQYAILMTNARVIKFLINCSLVFFMLLLVSTLLTMRLPLCGTQIKNVFCDNMSIFILACTDTSINNIYGTIITIVIICSMLLIIIFSYVRIYIVCLRLSKESRHKALHTLGTHLINFSIFLLGFVFMFMRHRLSTNNLSISTHVGLSVPSLVIPPFMNPLVFGVRTKALKSKIVLPFKKVDALIKLLHPMKK; from the coding sequence ATGGAGAATGGTTCCACATCCAGGGAAGACCTTGAGCTTCTTGGACTTGAAGAGATGGAAGGACTCAGATATTTTTACTGTCCTCTTCTTAGTGTTATCTATTTGTATATTTTGATCTTGAGTATTGTAATTGTGTTTGTGGTATTGACTAACCCCAGTCTTCATGAACCCATGTACATTCTCATCTGTAACCTGGTGCTCAACGGCATTTTTGGCAGCTCCTCATTTTTTCCAAAGTTGTTGGCGGACCTTTGGACTTCATCCAAGACCATTTCCCGCGATGGCTGCCTGACCCAATCTTTGTTCATCACGGTTTATGCCTACCTGGAGATTATGACTTTTGCAGTCATGGCGTATGACCGTTATTTGGCTGTGTGTCACCCACTGCAATATGCTATCTTAATGACCAATGCAAGGGTGATCAAATTTTTGATCAACTGTTCTTTGGTCTTCTTCATGTTACTTTTGGTTAGCACTCTGTTAACAATGAGATTACCACTTTGTGGGACACAAATCAAGAACGTTTTCTGTGATAACATGTCAATTTTTATTCTGGCCTGCACAGACACTTCTATAAATAATATATATGGAACAATTATTACTATTGTGATTATATGTTCCATGCTGTTAATCATTATCTTTTCATATGTGCGCATATATATTGTCTGTCTTAGATTATCTAAAGAGTCACGCCACAAAGCCCTGCACACCCTGGGCACACACCTAATCAATTTTTCCATTTTCCTCCTCGGCTTTGTCTTTATGTTCATGCGGCACAGATTGAGCACCAATAACTTGTCTATCAGCACCCACGTTGGGTTATCTGTGCCTTCCCTTGTGATTCCTCCATTCATGAACCCACTTGTTTTTGGGGTAAGAACGAAAGCCCTGAAATCAAAAATAGTTTTACCTTTTAAAAAGGTGGATGCACTCATTAAACTTCTGCAcccaatgaaaaaataa